A genome region from Arachis duranensis cultivar V14167 chromosome 6, aradu.V14167.gnm2.J7QH, whole genome shotgun sequence includes the following:
- the LOC107492714 gene encoding probable glutamate carboxypeptidase AMP1 isoform X1, giving the protein MVRIIPLPTNAITGKPSPLETFVAILVLCILGFYTLYYPYPVSTSTAIDLFLSSASNSTISSYLRSLTLHPHLAGTKLAADTTRLVINHFRSLNLPTHTTTYTTLLSYPLHSSVSLHFPNGSVLNLPLTEPVHFSDQTGQPVVQPYHAYSPSGSAYARAVFVNYGRERDYRALRAQGVHVSGCVVVVRKGGGLGRGAVVEKAEENGAVAVLVYGDGDTWRDGFERGHVMRGVGDPLSPGWAGVDGGETLGLDDSEVSKRFPKIPSLPLSAEVAETVLGSLGGAPVPLEWRGTLGSKVRHVGPGPTMLNFSYQGEKKVATIQNVFAVIKGCEEPDRYVLLGNHRDAWTFGAVDPSSGTAALLDIARRFSILLGSGWTPRRSIILCSWDAEEFGMIGSTEWVEQNLINLSPKAVAYLNVDCAVQGPGLFVGSTPQLDNLIVEVTKKVKDPDSEGASIYENWAVTGEDYNIQRLSAVDSDFAPFVQHAGVPSIDVYYGRDFPVYHTAYDSYNWMTEYGDPFFQRHVAVTGIWGLLALHLADDSILPFNYVSYANQLLSYKNKLSNLLDQQVSLHPLTMSIQEFASAAKQVDDESKQLRLQETAGDIVDMKKRALNDRLILAEKGFLDADGLHGRQWFKHLVFGPPRDQENKLDFFPGIADSITQGSSKATSERERVAAIQHEIWRVARAIQTAASALKGEFT; this is encoded by the exons ATGGTGCGGATTATTCCCTTGCCCACCAACGCTATCACCGGAAAGCCTTCACCTTTGGAAACTTTTGTGGCCATACTCGTTCTCTGCATTCTGGGTTTCTATACCCTGTATTACCCTTACCCTGTTTCAACTTCAACCGCCATTGATCTCTTTCTCTCATCTGCTTCCAACTCCACCATCTCCTCCTACCTTCGCAGCCTCACCCTCCACCCTCACCTCGCCGGAACAAAGCTCGCCGCCGATACCACACGCCTCGTCATAAACCACTTCAGGTCCCTTAACCTTCCAACGCACACAACAACCTACACCACACTCCTCTCTTACCCTCTTCACTCCTCTGTTTCATTGCATTTCCCAAACGGTTCAGTTCTCAACCTTCCACTCACCGAACCCGTTCATTTCAGCGACCAGACCGGACAACCAGTGGTGCAACCTTACCACGCTTACTCGCCGTCCGGTTCGGCTTATGCGAGGGCGGTTTTCGTGAACTACGGCAGGGAGAGGGACTACCGTGCGCTTCGGGCGCAGGGGGTGCACGTTAGCGGCTGCGTCGTTGTGGTTCGTAAAGGCGGCGGGTTAGGGAGGGGAGCGGTGGTTGAGAAAGCTGAAGAGAATGGCGCGGTGGCAGTGCTGGTTTACGGGGACGGTGACACGTGGCGTGATGGGTTCGAGAGAGGTCACGTGATGAGGGGTGTGGGGGACCCTTTGAGTCCTGGTTGGGCTGGTGTTGATGGCGGTGAAACCTTGGGTTTGGATGATAGCGAGGTTTCGAAGAGGTTCCCCAAAATTCCATCTTTACCCTTGTCTGCTGAGGTTGCTGAGACTGTTTTGGGCTCCTTGGGTGGTGCTCCGGTGCCCCTTGAATGGAGGGGTACCCTAGGATCTAAGGTCAGGCACGTTGGTCCTGGTCCCACCATGCTCAATTTCTCTTACCAG GGAGAGAAGAAAGTGGCAACTATTCAGAATGTGTTTGCTGTGATAAAGGGTTGTGAGGAACCTGATAGGTATGTGTTGCTTGGGAACCATAGAGATGCATGGACTTTTGGTGCTGTTGATCCCAGCAGTGGGACAGCTGCCCTGCTTGACATTGCCCGGAGATTTTCGATTCTGTTAGGTTCCGGTTGGACTCCGAGGAGATCTATCATTCTCTGCAGCTGGGATGCTGAGGAATTCGGAATG ATAGGATCCACTGAGTGGGTTGAACAAAACCTTATCAATCTGAGTCCCAAAGCTGTGGCATACCTTAATGTGGACTGTGCTGTTCAAGGGCCTGGCCTCTTTGTTGGCTCAACTCCTCAGCTAGACAATCTTATTGTGGAGGTCACAAAGAAG GTCAAGGATCCTGATTCTGAGGGTGCATCAATATATGAGAACTGGGCTGTCACTGGTGAAGACTACAAT ATTCAAAGGCTCAGTGCAGTTGATTCTGATTTTGCTCCATTTGTGCAACATGCAGGGGTTCCATCTATTGATGTTTATTATGGAAGAG ATTTTCCTGTCTATCACACGGCTTACGACTCGTATAACTGGATGACAGAGTATGGAGATCCATTTTTTCAGCGACACGTTGCCG TTACTGGAATTTGGGGACTCCTAGCCCTTCACCTGGCCGACGATTCCATTCTTCCCTTCAATTACGTTTCCTATGCGAATCAATTATTG TCTTACAAGAACAAGTTGAGCAACTTGTTAGATCAGCAAGTTTCTCTACATCCATTAACCATGTCAATTCAAGAATTTGCTTCTGCAGCCAAGCAAGTTGATGATGAATCAAAG CAACTGAGATTGCAAGAAACTGCAGGTGATATAGTAGATATGAAGAAGCGAGCGTTGAACGACAGACTAATCCTTGCTGAAAAAGGCTTCCTTGATGCAGATGGTCTTCATGGAAGGCAGTGGTTCAAGCATCTT GTGTTTGGGCCTCCAAGGGACCAAGAAAACAAGCTAGATTTCTTCCCTGGGATTGCTGATTCAATAACACAGGGATCATCAAAGGCAACAAGTGAAAGAGAAAGGGTAGCAGCAATTCAACATGAAATCTGGAGAGTTGCAAGAGCCATTCAAACAGCTGCTTCTGCACTCAAAGGAGAATTCACCTAA
- the LOC107492714 gene encoding probable glutamate carboxypeptidase AMP1 isoform X2, which produces MVRIIPLPTNAITGKPSPLETFVAILVLCILGFYTLYYPYPVSTSTAIDLFLSSASNSTISSYLRSLTLHPHLAGTKLAADTTRLVINHFRSLNLPTHTTTYTTLLSYPLHSSVSLHFPNGSVLNLPLTEPVHFSDQTGQPVVQPYHAYSPSGSAYARAVFVNYGRERDYRALRAQGVHVSGCVVVVRKGGGLGRGAVVEKAEENGAVAVLVYGDGDTWRDGFERGHVMRGVGDPLSPGWAGVDGGETLGLDDSEVSKRFPKIPSLPLSAEVAETVLGSLGGAPVPLEWRGTLGSKVRHVGPGPTMLNFSYQGEKKVATIQNVFAVIKGCEEPDRYVLLGNHRDAWTFGAVDPSSGTAALLDIARRFSILLGSGWTPRRSIILCSWDAEEFGMIGSTEWVEQNLINLSPKAVAYLNVDCAVQGPGLFVGSTPQLDNLIVEVTKKVKDPDSEGASIYENWAVTGEDYNIQRLSAVDSDFAPFVQHAGVPSIDVYYGRDFPVYHTAYDSYNWMTEYGDPFFQRHVAVTGIWGLLALHLADDSILPFNYVSYANQLLSYKNKLSNLLDQQVSLHPLTMSIQEFASAAKQVDDESKVI; this is translated from the exons ATGGTGCGGATTATTCCCTTGCCCACCAACGCTATCACCGGAAAGCCTTCACCTTTGGAAACTTTTGTGGCCATACTCGTTCTCTGCATTCTGGGTTTCTATACCCTGTATTACCCTTACCCTGTTTCAACTTCAACCGCCATTGATCTCTTTCTCTCATCTGCTTCCAACTCCACCATCTCCTCCTACCTTCGCAGCCTCACCCTCCACCCTCACCTCGCCGGAACAAAGCTCGCCGCCGATACCACACGCCTCGTCATAAACCACTTCAGGTCCCTTAACCTTCCAACGCACACAACAACCTACACCACACTCCTCTCTTACCCTCTTCACTCCTCTGTTTCATTGCATTTCCCAAACGGTTCAGTTCTCAACCTTCCACTCACCGAACCCGTTCATTTCAGCGACCAGACCGGACAACCAGTGGTGCAACCTTACCACGCTTACTCGCCGTCCGGTTCGGCTTATGCGAGGGCGGTTTTCGTGAACTACGGCAGGGAGAGGGACTACCGTGCGCTTCGGGCGCAGGGGGTGCACGTTAGCGGCTGCGTCGTTGTGGTTCGTAAAGGCGGCGGGTTAGGGAGGGGAGCGGTGGTTGAGAAAGCTGAAGAGAATGGCGCGGTGGCAGTGCTGGTTTACGGGGACGGTGACACGTGGCGTGATGGGTTCGAGAGAGGTCACGTGATGAGGGGTGTGGGGGACCCTTTGAGTCCTGGTTGGGCTGGTGTTGATGGCGGTGAAACCTTGGGTTTGGATGATAGCGAGGTTTCGAAGAGGTTCCCCAAAATTCCATCTTTACCCTTGTCTGCTGAGGTTGCTGAGACTGTTTTGGGCTCCTTGGGTGGTGCTCCGGTGCCCCTTGAATGGAGGGGTACCCTAGGATCTAAGGTCAGGCACGTTGGTCCTGGTCCCACCATGCTCAATTTCTCTTACCAG GGAGAGAAGAAAGTGGCAACTATTCAGAATGTGTTTGCTGTGATAAAGGGTTGTGAGGAACCTGATAGGTATGTGTTGCTTGGGAACCATAGAGATGCATGGACTTTTGGTGCTGTTGATCCCAGCAGTGGGACAGCTGCCCTGCTTGACATTGCCCGGAGATTTTCGATTCTGTTAGGTTCCGGTTGGACTCCGAGGAGATCTATCATTCTCTGCAGCTGGGATGCTGAGGAATTCGGAATG ATAGGATCCACTGAGTGGGTTGAACAAAACCTTATCAATCTGAGTCCCAAAGCTGTGGCATACCTTAATGTGGACTGTGCTGTTCAAGGGCCTGGCCTCTTTGTTGGCTCAACTCCTCAGCTAGACAATCTTATTGTGGAGGTCACAAAGAAG GTCAAGGATCCTGATTCTGAGGGTGCATCAATATATGAGAACTGGGCTGTCACTGGTGAAGACTACAAT ATTCAAAGGCTCAGTGCAGTTGATTCTGATTTTGCTCCATTTGTGCAACATGCAGGGGTTCCATCTATTGATGTTTATTATGGAAGAG ATTTTCCTGTCTATCACACGGCTTACGACTCGTATAACTGGATGACAGAGTATGGAGATCCATTTTTTCAGCGACACGTTGCCG TTACTGGAATTTGGGGACTCCTAGCCCTTCACCTGGCCGACGATTCCATTCTTCCCTTCAATTACGTTTCCTATGCGAATCAATTATTG TCTTACAAGAACAAGTTGAGCAACTTGTTAGATCAGCAAGTTTCTCTACATCCATTAACCATGTCAATTCAAGAATTTGCTTCTGCAGCCAAGCAAGTTGATGATGAATCAAAG GTGATATAG